A region from the Vicia villosa cultivar HV-30 ecotype Madison, WI linkage group LG3, Vvil1.0, whole genome shotgun sequence genome encodes:
- the LOC131658160 gene encoding protein MAINTENANCE OF MERISTEMS-like produces MDLDTVHQWNWGAATLAYLYQKLNEASNWRTRQLVGSCTLLTSWIISYFSRIHGFHIDPAYVDAMPRAARYDLQRGNDAVGPYLLYLDRTMHDDVTWRPFADYAQVVPFDGVALYSGWLACGTGIMVRYLPERCMRQFGFVQIIPRSPFEAAPDTVTRVQLTAIWEEWQHHVVPEEYRRMRVTQDWHSLCLSMTFSYTLRA; encoded by the exons atggacctggataccgttcaccagtggaactggggggcagctactctggcatatctctaccagaagctgaatgaggcctccaactggaggacgaggcagctggtcggatcctgcactctgcttacg agctggatcatctcctacttctcccgcatccacggcttccacatcgatcctgcgtacgttgacgccatgcccagggccgccagatacgacctccagagggggaacgatgcggtgggaccatacctcctatacctggaccgcacgatgcacgacgacgtcacctggaggccgttcgccgactatgctcaggttgtccccttcgacggggttgctctatattcaggctggttggcatgcgggaccggcatcatggtccggtatctcccggagcggtgcatgcggcagtttgggttcgtgcagatcatacccaggtcacccttcgaggctgctcctgacacagtgaccagagtgcagctcactgccatatgggaggagtggcagcatcatgtggtaccggaggagtaccgtcgcatgcgggtcacccaggactggcacagt TTGTGTTTATCAATGACATTCTCTTATACTCTCCGAGCATAG